Part of the Pseudobdellovibrionaceae bacterium genome is shown below.
ACTGCCAAGGGCCAATCCTGCAAAATGTCGTAATTAATTTTCAAAAAACGAGCCGCGGATCGCGTGGCAGTCAAAGGATCGTTGCGCTCATCAGCAGCATTCGTGATGCGCATAAAACGACGCCCCGTGGATCGCATAAACTGCCATATACCACTAGCACCCACTTTTGAGCGAGCCTTCACATTGAACGAACTTTCTACAAAGGGAAGTCTTGTTAATTCAACGGGAAGTCCCGCTTCGCGAAAAATCTGTTCCATTTCTTTAATGTAACTGCCTGAGTAGTAAATACCTTTATAGAATCTATCTTTTTGCCCTAACTGAAATCGCAGACGCTTTTTGGTGGTTGCTTCTTTAAATTTATTTTCTTCCTCAACTCGCGAGAACAAATGCCAATATCTAAGATCTTCTCCTTCAAGGCCAGATGGGTCTTTTACCGCCTGAAGCTTCAAAAGCCTTTGTTTGATCTTGTCCTTCGACTGCTTAACCAGATTCTGCCGTGCTCGTTGCTTGGCTCGATCAGACAATTTGGCGTCGGCCATGATGTCTGTAAAATCGACGACCTCGTAGATTAAATGCACATAACGACTGTCGTGTAACAAGCCCTGATCTGTGGTGTACTTGGCATAGATATCGACCCAAAATCCCACTCGCTCTTGCAGCTCTTCAGGGGTCTTAAATGTGTCAACGCCGTAGCCAATGGCCTGCCCCTGCTCACCGTATTTTGGCGCTTCCCACTGACGTGCCTGATTGATGTCAAAGTTTTCAAGATCATCTAAAAACATCACTGGCGTGTCACCATCATTGGGCGATTCTAACTCTTCAGATAAGACGGGCGGAATATTCCACATAAACAAAAGTAGCAATAAGCCCATTATAAATCTCATTGATGGTCTCCTGCCAACGTTTCGGCAAACCGGTCAAATAACCTTCTTGCTTCAAATGTCTTATTGGCCTTGCCGTTGTATAAAAACACAAAAGTAAACTGACGCCCATCA
Proteins encoded:
- a CDS encoding transglycosylase SLT domain-containing protein; translation: MRFIMGLLLLLFMWNIPPVLSEELESPNDGDTPVMFLDDLENFDINQARQWEAPKYGEQGQAIGYGVDTFKTPEELQERVGFWVDIYAKYTTDQGLLHDSRYVHLIYEVVDFTDIMADAKLSDRAKQRARQNLVKQSKDKIKQRLLKLQAVKDPSGLEGEDLRYWHLFSRVEEENKFKEATTKKRLRFQLGQKDRFYKGIYYSGSYIKEMEQIFREAGLPVELTRLPFVESSFNVKARSKVGASGIWQFMRSTGRRFMRITNAADERNDPLTATRSAARFLKINYDILQDWPLAVTAYNHGPSGIRNLLKKYNASSLVELVDVRKHRFGFASANFYSSFLAALHVEKNADKIFGKAYWAPPLPVQKLALTKNINKQTLVRWFSENVSSAKEFNPQLKSTFWRGWYTLGLKDFVYVPQSSYQVALDEMSKMKDQKSDFTGTRSYRIASGETLSELAQRFGVSVRAIQEVNNIGNARSIRAGQKIIIPEK